One Panicum virgatum strain AP13 chromosome 9K, P.virgatum_v5, whole genome shotgun sequence genomic region harbors:
- the LOC120647312 gene encoding cyclin-dependent kinases regulatory subunit 1, producing MGQIQYSEKYFDDTYEYRHVVLPPEVAKLLPKNRLLSENEWRAIGVQQSRGWVHYAIHRPEPHIMLFRRPLNYQQQQEAAAAAAAQMLPK from the exons ATGGGCCAGATCCAGTACTCCGAGAAGTACTTCGATGACACCTACGAGTACAG GCACGTCGTCCTCCCGCCCGAGGTCGCCAAGCTCCTGCCCAAGAACCGCCTCCTCTCCGAG AACGAGTGGCGTGCGATCGGCGTTCAGCAGAGCCGCGGGTGGGTGCACTACGCGATCCACCGACCGGAGCCGCACATCATGCTGTTCCGCCGCCCGCTCaactaccagcagcagcaggaggcggctgcagcggcggcggcgcagatgcTGCCCAAGTGA